The DNA region CCGGCTCGATCGGGGCCGCGCCGGGCGTGCCCGTGCTGAACAGGTCGCCCGGCCGGAGCGTCATCACGTCGGAGTGGAAGGCGACGATCTCCGCGGGCGGGAACAGCATATTCCGGATCTCGTTCTCGGCCTCGACGGTCCCGTCGACCTCGGTGGCGACCCGCAGCGAGGAGAGGTCGAGCGGGTCCTCGGGCACCGCTAAGGCGGGGCCGACGACGAGGAACGTGTCGTAGCTCTTGGCTCGGGTCAGGAACCGGGGGTTCCGCTGGAGGACGTCCTCGGCGGTCATATCGATGACCGGGAGGTAGCCGGCGACGACGTCGTCGACGGCCGCCTCGTCGACGTTGCGACACTCGCGTCCCATCACGACCGCGAGCTCGGCCTCCGCGGTGACCCGCTCGCTCTGGTCAGTCGGTGGGAGCCGGATCGGCCCGCCGGGACCGGTCAGCACCGACGACGGCTTCATGAAGCTCGCCGGCTCGTCGGGGCGGTCCTCGTCGAGGTCGCCGGCGTGTTCGGCGTAGTTGAGCCCGATGCCCCACAGCTTCCCGAACCGGTCGAGCGGCGGGCCGAGCGTGAGGTCGGCGGCCGGCACTCGCGGCGCTGGCGCGTCGGCGGGATCGGCCAGGGTCCCCGCGGCCGCACGCGGGAGTGCGTCGCGGACGCTCCCGAGGTCCGGCTCCGCCGCTCCGAGGGGGACGAACCCCCCGTCGTCGCCGAGCAGCGGTCGGCCCTCGGCGGTGCGTGCGAGGTACTTCATTCCTCGCGGTCCGTCCAGAAGTCGAACGAGCGGCCCGGCGCGAACACGTCCAGGCCGACGGCCCGCTCGTCACCGGTGTTCTCGACGCGGTGTGTCTCGTTGGACTCCAGCAGCACCGAGTCGTTCGGTGCCAGCGTCACCGAGTCGTCCTCGGTGGCGACGGTCAGTTCGCCCTCCAGACAGAGACACACCTGCTCGTTCTCGTGGTCGTGCATCGGGGAGCTGTGCCCCGGCGGCTTCTCGAACCACTCGAAGGAGAACTGGTCGCTGCCGGCCAGCGCGACCCGTCGCCACCCCTCGTCGGGCTCGTAGGTCTCGGCCTCGTCGAACGTGACCGGTCTCATAGGTTCGCCCCCGTGGAGCCCCCGTCGATGGGCAGCGCGGTGCCGTTGACGAACCCGGACTTCGGCGAGGAGAGGTACGCGACCGTGTTGCCCAGTTCCATCGGGTCGCCGATCCGTTCGAGGGGGTTGCCGGCCCAGCCCTGGAGCCCCTCCTCGTAGGAGTCGTACTC from Haloarcula litorea includes:
- a CDS encoding fumarylacetoacetate hydrolase family protein, which gives rise to MKYLARTAEGRPLLGDDGGFVPLGAAEPDLGSVRDALPRAAAGTLADPADAPAPRVPAADLTLGPPLDRFGKLWGIGLNYAEHAGDLDEDRPDEPASFMKPSSVLTGPGGPIRLPPTDQSERVTAEAELAVVMGRECRNVDEAAVDDVVAGYLPVIDMTAEDVLQRNPRFLTRAKSYDTFLVVGPALAVPEDPLDLSSLRVATEVDGTVEAENEIRNMLFPPAEIVAFHSDVMTLRPGDLFSTGTPGAAPIEPGDDVRATVESIGSVSATVTR
- a CDS encoding cupin domain-containing protein encodes the protein MRPVTFDEAETYEPDEGWRRVALAGSDQFSFEWFEKPPGHSSPMHDHENEQVCLCLEGELTVATEDDSVTLAPNDSVLLESNETHRVENTGDERAVGLDVFAPGRSFDFWTDREE